A stretch of the Lactuca sativa cultivar Salinas chromosome 9, Lsat_Salinas_v11, whole genome shotgun sequence genome encodes the following:
- the LOC111903849 gene encoding AP2-like ethylene-responsive transcription factor AIL1: MEVCGSSTTMSPNSSTFYLSPLTVMPLKSDGSLCILEALSSTQSEGMMPNSSLPKLEDFLGVAHDYGGHERETMALSLDSLYPESRWLYPEGVQCQPNMYQIHEEEANLPKNNWVVSPTPPPPYPAETPYTSLDSHNHLQVTTTTNTNHMIQEGGGGDVQTLSLSMSPGSQSSCGTVRTDDCLTVEKKKRDSTKVAKKQSLHRKSLDTFGQRTSQFRGVTRHRWTGRYEAHLWDSSCQKEGQTRKGRQGGYDMEEKAARSYDLAALKYWGSSTHINFPLEKYHEELEEMKSMSRQEFVAHLRRKSSGFSRGASIYRGVTRHHQHGRWQARIGRVAGNKDLYLGTFGTQEEAAEAYDVAAIKFRGVNAVTNFNVSRYDVEGIIASSTLLTGELARRNTTTTLEGGFIRNCQHAQPNNNYDNQQSVCDSITLESLHENLKKNNNDPRELINNDISPSNKMDIQFFNPCSSNTSLSCSREESPDGISASMTSKANVSSRVSSGHFPVFAAWTDA, translated from the exons ATGGAGGTTTGTGGTTCTTCTACAACAATGTCACCAAATAGTAGCACCTTCTATCTTTCTCCTTTAACTGTTATGCCCCTTAAATCTGATGGATCTCTTTGTATCTTGGAAGCTCTTTCTTCTACACAGTCAGAAG GGATGATGCCAAATTCTTCTTTACCTAAGCTGGAAGACTTTCTTGGGGTTGCTCATGACTATGGAGGCCATGAGAGAGAAACAATGGCTCTAAGCTTAGACAGCTTGTACCCTGAATCTAGATGGTTGTATCCTGAAGGAGTTCAGTGTCAACCCAACATGTATCAGATTCATGAAGAAGAAGCAAATCTTCCAAAAAACAACTGGGTTGTTTctccaacaccaccaccaccgtacCCAGCAGAAACCCCTTACACTTCACTCGACAGCCATAACCACCTGCAAGTCACCACCACAACAAACACCAACCACATGATACAAGAAGGCGGCGGCGGTGATGTTCAGACACTGAGCTTGTCAATGAGCCCTGGTTCTCAGTCAAGCTGTGGAACTGTAAGAACAGATGATTGTTTGACCGTAGAAAAAAAGAAGAGAGATTCTACCAAAGTTGCTAAAAAGCAGTCTCTACATAGGAAATCACTTGACACTTTTGGTCAAAGAACTTCTCAGTTTAGAGGTGTCACCAG GCATAGATGGACTGGAAGATATGAAGCACATTTATGGGATAGCAGTTGCCAGAAAGAAGGGCAGACCAGAAAAGGAAGACAAG GAGGTTATGATATGGAAGAGAAAGCAGCTCGATCTTACGACTTAGCTGCATTGAAGTACTGGGGTTCGTCGACTCATATTAATTTCCCT CTTGAGAAGTACCATGAGGAGCTCGAGGAGATGAAGAGTATGAGTCGCCAAGAATTTGTAGCCCACTTACGAAG GAAGAGTAGTGGATTTTCTAGGGGTGCTTCTATTTATCGAGGTGTTACAAG GCATCATCAGCATGGAAGATGGCAGGCTCGTATCGGCCGTGTTGCTGGAAACAAGGATCTTTACCTTGGTACCTTCG GTACTCAGGAAGAGGCAGCTGAGGCATATGATGTTGCCGCAATTAAATTCAGGGGTGTTAATGCTGTAACAAACTTTAATGTTTCTCGATATGATGTTGAGGGGATTATTGCTAGCTCTACTTTACTCACGGGAGAACTAGCCAGACgaaacaccaccaccaccttggAGGGTGGTTTTATCCGGAACTGCCAACATGCTCAGCCAAACAACAATTATGATAATCAACAGAGTGTTTGTGATTCAAttactcttgaatctcttcatgagaatttaaagaaaaataataaCGATCCACGTGAGCTGATTAACAACGATATATCACCGAGCAACAAGATGGACATTCAGTTTTTCAATCCTTGTTCATCGAATACTAGCTTGAGCTGCTCAAGGGAAGAAAGCCCAGATGGAATAAGTGCTTCCATGACTTCTAAGGCAAATGTCAGTTCTAGGGTGTCTTCAGGACATTTCCCAGTGTTCGCTGCATGGACTGATGCTTAA